Genomic window (Escherichia fergusonii ATCC 35469):
CGCCACCACTGCGCCTTGCTGAGTGGCGAAATGTTCAATTGCATGAGCAAGCGGCGCAATGCCATGTACCACAATGCCGCCACCAACCAGGAACATCGCCAGTGTGCCCACTATCGACAATGCTTTCATCAACCAGGGCGCGATCACCAACAAGGCTTTCCCCATAGCTTGTACAATCACACTGGATTTCTCAGCCAACCAGTAGCCCAAATCGTCCAGTTTCACGATCATACCTACCAATCCATAAACCCCCAGCGTGACCACCAGCGCAATACCGGAAAGCACCAATACCTGATTTAACAATGGCGCTTCAGCTACAATCCCTAAGGTGATCGCCACAATCTCCGCCGAAAGAATAAAGTCGGTACGTACCGCACCTTTGATTTTATCTTTTTCAAAGGTAAGAGGGTCTTGCGCCGCCAGCTCCTCCAGGCGTTTTTGTCGTTCTGCCGGGCTTTCCTGATGCTTTCTCGCCTCAAGCATATGCATGACTTTCTCTACCCCTTCAAAGCAGAGAAACGCACCACCAATCATCAATAGCGGTGTAATCGCCCAGGGAATAAACGCACTGATCAGTAACGCCAGGGGCACGAGGATCACTTTGTTTATGAGTGAACCTTTTGCCACACTCCAGACCACCGGCAATTCGCGGTTGGCCCGCACACCTGTAACTTGTTGGGCGTTGAGTGATAAATCATCCCCCAGCACTCCGGCGGTTTTCTTTGCCGCCAGTTTCCCCATGACGGAAATATCGTCCAGCAATGTGGCGATATCGTCGAGTAATGTAAGTAAGCTACTTCCTGCCAAAGTTTATCCCTCTATCTATTTCTGTTGATGCCATAGTATGAATCAAATCGTGCCTTGCTGACACCTGCGCCATTCGTCAACACTTTTTTAACAATGCGTGGCAATTATAACACTCGCCAGCGTTATCATTTTAACGTTAACTATATTCCACCTTGTTATTCCCTCCGTGAGGATGTATGCGTTTTCGGCAGTTATTACCACTTTTTAGCGCGCTATTTGCGCTCTATATCATTTGGGGTTCGACCTATTTTGTTATTCGCATTGGGGTGGAGAGTTGGCCTCCGTTAATGATGGCGGGTGTGCGTTTTCTGGCAGCGGGCATACTGCTGATGACGTTTTTGTTACTACGCGGGCATAAACTGCCGCCCATGCGCCCGCTTCTTAACGCCGCATTAATTGGTGTTCTTTTGCTGGCGGTAGGGAATGGTCTGGTGACAGTGGCGGAACATCAGAATGTGCCATCAGGAATTGCTGCTGTGGTGGTTGCGACTGTGCCACTGTTCACGCTTTGCTTTAGTCGTTTTTTCGGTATCAAAACACGCAAGCTGGAGTGGCTTGGTATCGCAATTGGTCTTGCTGGCATTGTAATGCTTAACAGCGGAGGTAACCTGAGTGGTAATCCGTGGGGTGCCGTGTTGATTTTGATTGGCTCAATCAGTTGGGCATTTGGTTCGGTGTACGGTTCACGAATTACCCTTCCGGTTGGGATGATGGCGGGGGCAGTTGAAATGCTGGCGGCAGGCATTGTACTGATGAGTGCGTCGATGCTATCCGGCGAAAAATTGACTGCCACGCCGACTCTTTCAGGTTTTCTGGCGGTGGGGTATTTAGCAATTTTTGGCTCGATTATTGCCATTAACGCTTATATGTATCTGATTCGTAACGTTAGCCCGGCTCTGGCAACCAGTTACGCTTACGTCAATCCGGTGGTAGCTGTACTGCTGGGGACTGGATTTGCTGGTGAAAAACTCGCCCCGATTGAGTGGCTGGCACTGGGGGTAATTGTGTTTGCCGTGTTGCTGGTGACGCTGGGAAAATATCTGTTACCGGATAAATCCGCTGCGGTTTGTGCTCCCACGGGCAAACATTCAGAGTAATTGAATACCGAGAGTGTCGATCTGCGCGTCGGCGTCAGCGCCGCAGATCCACTCTTCTAAGCGCTCAGATAACGCGGCGTCACTGAGTTTTTCTCGCCCCCGCAACGCACACTCCCAGACGATCAACACTCGCCAGCCAAGCGCCTGCAAACGCACCTGGTCACGACGATCACGCTCAACATTTTTGCCAATCTTTTCCAGCCAGAACGCCGTGCGTGTCGCCGGAACTTTAAACAGGTGACAATGATGCTGGTGCCAGAAACAGCCATGGGTAAATATAACGCACTGATAATCATCAATAATAAAATCAGGTTTGCCTGGCAGCGAGGCGTCCTGAACGCGATACGGTATACCAAGCTCGTTAAGCACACTGGCAAGACGCTTTTCGATGGCGGTGTCGCGGGTCGCGATGGCCCGCATGTTTTTGCTACGTGTGGCTTTATCGTGAACATCGGCCATTTGCAACGTCCTTATGCTGATGATTTATCGAGTAAATGTGCAGATAACGTTTTGATCCAACGAATCATAGTCGCCGTTTAATTCCGCACTCAACTTCGCCATAAACGTCACGAGGAAATCCGCATTTTTCCGGGCGAGTTGTTTACCCAGTGGGGTTTGCATGGTTTCCGGTAAGGTTAATAGCTTCATCTGAAAATGGTCGAGAGCATACTGTTTGTCGTTCAGTGAGCGATGCAGGGCGAAGGGATCGTTGGCATCAAACAGTGCCACCCCCAGTGCGCCAGAAACAGCAAATACCCGTGCCAGACCAATCGCCCCCAGCGCCTCCAGTCTGTCTGCATCCTGAACTATTTTCGCTTCCAGGCTTTGCGGGGGGATTTTTGCGCTAAAGCTATGCGCTTCAATGGCATGGCACACCGCCGGGATTTTATCAGCCGGAAACAGGGGAAATTGTTGCCTGAGCACGCGCGCCGTCTCTTGCGCAGCAAGGATAGATGAGCGATGACGTTCGGGATGATTTTTCGCCAGACTGATCAGATCGTGAAAGTAACAGGCGGTCAGGATCACCAACTTATCGACGGGATGATCTGCCGCCAGTTTTTGCGATGTCGCCCAGACACGGCGAAAGTGAGCGATGTCATGGGCGGCATCAAGCTGTTGGTGATGGCGCGTGAGCCAGGATTCAAATTGCGTTTGCCAGTGTGATATGTCCATTGCGCCTCCGAATGTTTACGCAAGGCCACCTTAGCAATTTTCAGCCTTTGCTTCACCTGCGGCAGTTGCGTGGTCCGGTATACCAGGCGATGCCACCAAGGATTGCACCTACCAGGGCAAATATCATAAAGCCCAGCAATGCACCCAGCCATTTTCCACTGGTGGAACCTAAATCGCTTTCGAAGCCAGCGATAGGCGCAGACTGTAGTGAGCTGATGGTCCAGATATAACGCACCATCGCCCATGCAAAGTAGATGCACCAGGCATAAAAGGCACATAGCGCCAGTTTGCCACCGGGGCTACGCGAGGTTCTTGTTTCCATAGATTTGACGCTCTCCATTTATGTTGTTACCCATAACACAAGCCCTCTCATTTTATGTGAAGTAACTCACGCTTTTCTACCCTTTTGCCTTTGCTTGTTACACAATTCATACACCCACTAAATAAATTAATGAGTAGATATTGTATTAAGTGGGGTGATATCAGGCTTTTTTGCTTTAAGTATCGCCGGGGTCTGGTTGGTAATATTTATTGCAGAAATATTACCAACGTTTGTATTCGGACTTTGGCTTTCACATTTTGTATGCAATGATAGCCCGGTTATTAGCCTTTTATCATCTACAATCTGTTACTACCCTATTTACCGACATTAATTTGTCGGTTTTTTTTCGCACAAAGATATTAAAAGACCCGTTAACCCCTTCTTGATTGTATTATTTTTATTGCTTGCATGAATGTATTCATAAAAACAATAACTTATTGATATATATACCATACATAATGTAAATACATCGAAACACAATCATTATATTTAAATTATAAATAGCGCAATAGAAACATTTTGCAATACTTTAAATAGAATTGTTACATGCAAGTCTTAAAATAAAATGAACTTCATAGAATAGTATCCAAACGTGCTCTTTTTTGGATAACAGCACTTTATCTATATATTCATAGAAATTATTATCACAAGGGAATACATAATGAAAAGAAAAGTTCTGGCAATGCTGGTCCCGGCATTATTAGTTGCTGGCGCAGCAAATGCGGCTGAAATTTATAACAAGAATGGTAATAAAGTAGATTTTTACGGCAAGATGGTTGGCGAGCGTATCCTGACTGATCGTGAAAATGGTGAAAAGGGTGACAACTCTCAAGATACCTCTTATGCCCGTTTTGGCGTGAAAGGTGAAACTCAAATCAATCCTGAACTGACTGGTTATGGTCAGTTTGAAGTTGACCTGGAAGCATCTAACGACTCAAACAATGATCAGACTCGTCTGGCATATGCTGGTCTGAGCTACAAAGATCTTGGTTCTTTTGATTACGGTCGTAACGTCGGTGTTGCTTATGATGCTGAAGCGTTTACTGATATGTTTGTTGAGTGGGGCGGCGACTCATGGGCAAGCACTGACCTGTTTATGACCAACCGTACCAACGGTGTTGCAACCTATCGTAACACTGATTTCTTCGGCATGGTTGAAGGTCTGAATTTTGCTCTGCAATATCAGGGTAAAAATGAAGGCAATAACAGCTCAGCTAATGGTGACGGTCATGGTTTATCTGCAACTTATACCATTGATGGTTTCTCATTTGCTGGTGCGTATGCAAACTCTGACCGTACTGATGCTCAGTCATCTGACCTTAAAGGCGAAAGAGCAGAAGTTTGGGCACTGTCATCAAAATATGATGCGAACAACATTTATGCAGCTGTAATGTACGGTGAAACTCACAACATGAACTCCGATGCTGGTAATGTTGTGAACAAAACACAGAACTTCGAAGCTGTTCTTCAGTACCAGTTTGACTTCGGTTTGCGTCCGTCCATCGGCTACTCCTACTCTAAGGCACTGGATGTTGCAGGTTATAAAGACTCTGACCGTCTGAACTACATTGAAATTGGTACATGGTACTACTTCAATAAAAACATGAACGTGTACACTGCTTACCAAATTAACCTGCTGGATAAGAGCGATTACGTTCTTGATCATGGTTTGAATACCGACGACCAGTTCGCAGTGGGTATCGTTTACCAGTTCTAATTTTCTGCTGCAAAATTCCCCAGCCCGCCATGTGCGGGCTTTTTTCTGTCTGTTATTTGTTATTACGCATTCCTGTAATCGAAAAGGCTCTCTTTCTCTGAGTGTAATGATAAACGTAAACAGAATTTATTAAGCAACGCTTATTGTTCAAACATTAACCACGCCTCATTCTTTATCTATTACCTGATATTTTTACCCATCGATATAAATAGCATCCTAACCACAATAATACATTAATAAAGCTAAAGAATATCCTTATCTAACTATCTGATAAATCGGCGTAAAAATACAAACAATAACGCACACAATTTTATCAAACAAAATTCTTATGACACTAAAAATACCGCAAGAAATTATATTTAAGACAATATTTTCTTTTTATTCAGCCCGTATTTTTTGTTCAAAAATTGTTAAATACTAAGAATCACAATTAGGAATAAGTTATAAAATGTGACTGTGATCACAGTTATTAATACTCTGATATATCTATTTCTTGAAATGAACACATTGGCTAGATGAATATTTGTATGCAGTGACATTTTTATAAAGAATTAGTTCAAATAAAAAGGATTGATGATGAAAAAATTAACAGTGGCAGTTTCTGCTGTAGCTGCGTCCATTCTGATGGCGATGTCTGCACAAGCAGCAGAAATCTATAACAAAGACGGCAATAAGCTGGATCTGTACGGTAAAGTTAATGCTAAGCATTACTTCTCCTCTGAAGCCTCTGATGATGGCGACACCACTTATGTTCGTATGGGCTTCAAAGGCGAAACTCAGATCAACGATCAGTTGACTGGTTTCGGTCAGTGGGAATACGAATTCAAAGGCAACCGTACTGAATCTCAGGGTTCTGATAAAGACAAAACTCGTCTGGCATTTGCTGGTCTGAAATTCGGTGAATACGGCTCCATCGATTATGGCCGTAACTACGGTGTTGCTTACGACATCGGCGCATGGACCGACGTTCTGCCAGAATTCGGTGGCGATACCTGGACTCAGACTGATGTATTTATGACTCAGCGTGCGACTGGCGTTGCAACCTACCGTAACAACGACTTCTTTGGTCTGGTTGACGGCCTGAACTTCGCGGCTCAGTACCAGGGTAAGAATGATCGTACCGATTATGAGAACTTCTACGAAGGTAACGGTGATGGCTTCGGCTTCTCCACCACTTACGAATACGAAGGCTTCGGCATCGGTGCTACTTATGCGAAATCTGATCGTACCGACACTCAGGTTAAAGCGGGTAAAGTGGCACCAGCACTCTATGCTTCTGGTAAAAATGCAGAAGTTTGGGCTGCTGGTCTGAAATACGACGCGAACAACATTTACCTGGCAACCACCTATTCTGAAACCCAGAATATGACTGTCTTCGGTGATCACCTGATCGCAAACAAAGCTCAGAACTTTGAAGCAGTTGCTCAGTACCAGTTCGACTTCGGTCTGCGTCCGTCCATCGCTTACCTGAAATCCAAAGGTAAAGATCTGGGGGTTTGGGGTGACCAGGATCTGGTTGAATACATCGACCTGGGTGCGACCTACTACTTCAACAAAAACATGTCCACTTTTGTTGATTACAAAATTAACCTGATCGATAAGAGCGACTTCACTAAAGAAGCTGGTGTTGCAACCGACAACATCGTTGCTGTTGGTCTGGTATACCAGTTCTAATCTGGTAACGGCATAATATGTTGGGGAAGGTCAGCCTCCCCAACATATTTTAGTGACTCCCTCAAGTCACTTATCTTAAGAGACAGTTCCTGTCTCTCATTTAAACAAACCTTCTGTTATATATTACCCTTTATTTTGGGGGCGTTTTCACGTCCCTTTTTTTATGCCGTTATAATATTCAACTCTCCCCTTCACACTCCCTCCTTAACAGAAAATGACTGATTTTTATTCCTAAAGATATCACCATTAAGAATGACCTGATAACTTGCCTGTATTTTGCGCCGCGTCTTTTATCATGGTTAAAGATTAAACAGAACCCGGTGAGCCATTTTTGTATTGACGAAAGGTAATCGTGAGCGAGTTTAAGCGCAGCACATGCAACTTGAAGTATGGCGAGTATAATAGCCGCCAAACTGAAGGCATAACACTGGAGGTATAATTGATAGGCCATTCATCTATGAATACATCTCATTTGCGAGTTGTCACTCATATGTGCGGTTTTTTGGTCTGGCTTTATAGCTTATCTATGTTGCCACCGATGCTTATCGCCTTGATCTACAAGGAAAGAAGCTTTTTCGTTTTCCTCGAAACATTTCTGGTATTTTTTAGCCTTGGAGGCATTGCCTGGCTGGCGACAAAGAAAGCGGGGATTCAACTGCGCACCAGGGATGGTTTTCTGATCATTGTGCTGTTCTGGATCTTATTTTCCATTATCAGTGCATTTCCTTTGTGGATTGATGATGAGTTTAACTTAAGTTTTGTTGATGCTTTATTCGAAGGTGTTTCCGGGATCACAACTACCGGTGCCACTGTCATTTCCGATGTGAGCACTTTACCTTTTGCTTTTCTATACTATCGCGCACAACTGAACTTTATCGGCGGCTTAGGCGTCATCGTTCTCGCGGTTGCTGTACTACCTTTATTAGGCATTGGTGGCGCAAAACTCTATCAATCTGAAATGCCGGGGCCGTTTAAAGATGACAAACTGACTCCTCGCCTGGCAGATACATCTCGTACACTTTGGCTGACTTATCTTTTGCTCGGCATAGT
Coding sequences:
- a CDS encoding phosphohydrolase, with product MDISHWQTQFESWLTRHHQQLDAAHDIAHFRRVWATSQKLAADHPVDKLVILTACYFHDLISLAKNHPERHRSSILAAQETARVLRQQFPLFPADKIPAVCHAIEAHSFSAKIPPQSLEAKIVQDADRLEALGAIGLARVFAVSGALGVALFDANDPFALHRSLNDKQYALDHFQMKLLTLPETMQTPLGKQLARKNADFLVTFMAKLSAELNGDYDSLDQNVICTFTR
- the yedA gene encoding drug/metabolite exporter YedA, which encodes MRFRQLLPLFSALFALYIIWGSTYFVIRIGVESWPPLMMAGVRFLAAGILLMTFLLLRGHKLPPMRPLLNAALIGVLLLAVGNGLVTVAEHQNVPSGIAAVVVATVPLFTLCFSRFFGIKTRKLEWLGIAIGLAGIVMLNSGGNLSGNPWGAVLILIGSISWAFGSVYGSRITLPVGMMAGAVEMLAAGIVLMSASMLSGEKLTATPTLSGFLAVGYLAIFGSIIAINAYMYLIRNVSPALATSYAYVNPVVAVLLGTGFAGEKLAPIEWLALGVIVFAVLLVTLGKYLLPDKSAAVCAPTGKHSE
- a CDS encoding porin, encoding MKRKVLAMLVPALLVAGAANAAEIYNKNGNKVDFYGKMVGERILTDRENGEKGDNSQDTSYARFGVKGETQINPELTGYGQFEVDLEASNDSNNDQTRLAYAGLSYKDLGSFDYGRNVGVAYDAEAFTDMFVEWGGDSWASTDLFMTNRTNGVATYRNTDFFGMVEGLNFALQYQGKNEGNNSSANGDGHGLSATYTIDGFSFAGAYANSDRTDAQSSDLKGERAEVWALSSKYDANNIYAAVMYGETHNMNSDAGNVVNKTQNFEAVLQYQFDFGLRPSIGYSYSKALDVAGYKDSDRLNYIEIGTWYYFNKNMNVYTAYQINLLDKSDYVLDHGLNTDDQFAVGIVYQF
- the drpB gene encoding cell division protein DrpB, encoding METRTSRSPGGKLALCAFYAWCIYFAWAMVRYIWTISSLQSAPIAGFESDLGSTSGKWLGALLGFMIFALVGAILGGIAWYTGPRNCRR
- a CDS encoding DUF808 domain-containing protein — protein: MAGSSLLTLLDDIATLLDDISVMGKLAAKKTAGVLGDDLSLNAQQVTGVRANRELPVVWSVAKGSLINKVILVPLALLISAFIPWAITPLLMIGGAFLCFEGVEKVMHMLEARKHQESPAERQKRLEELAAQDPLTFEKDKIKGAVRTDFILSAEIVAITLGIVAEAPLLNQVLVLSGIALVVTLGVYGLVGMIVKLDDLGYWLAEKSSVIVQAMGKALLVIAPWLMKALSIVGTLAMFLVGGGIVVHGIAPLAHAIEHFATQQGAVVAMILPTAVNLVLGFIIGGIVLMAVKAVARVRGVAH
- a CDS encoding porin → MKKLTVAVSAVAASILMAMSAQAAEIYNKDGNKLDLYGKVNAKHYFSSEASDDGDTTYVRMGFKGETQINDQLTGFGQWEYEFKGNRTESQGSDKDKTRLAFAGLKFGEYGSIDYGRNYGVAYDIGAWTDVLPEFGGDTWTQTDVFMTQRATGVATYRNNDFFGLVDGLNFAAQYQGKNDRTDYENFYEGNGDGFGFSTTYEYEGFGIGATYAKSDRTDTQVKAGKVAPALYASGKNAEVWAAGLKYDANNIYLATTYSETQNMTVFGDHLIANKAQNFEAVAQYQFDFGLRPSIAYLKSKGKDLGVWGDQDLVEYIDLGATYYFNKNMSTFVDYKINLIDKSDFTKEAGVATDNIVAVGLVYQF
- a CDS encoding very short patch repair endonuclease — translated: MADVHDKATRSKNMRAIATRDTAIEKRLASVLNELGIPYRVQDASLPGKPDFIIDDYQCVIFTHGCFWHQHHCHLFKVPATRTAFWLEKIGKNVERDRRDQVRLQALGWRVLIVWECALRGREKLSDAALSERLEEWICGADADAQIDTLGIQLL